A section of the Saccharomyces paradoxus strain CBS432 chromosome XII sequence genome encodes:
- the DCK1 gene encoding guanine nucleotide exchange factor DCK1 (similar to YLR422W) has protein sequence MSQQDSQRWLPTDRLIYGVLVKSFLPLQRYPELVYENSNYANVYVGAEIYVFEESVDRKWCRAYQCLRPFPEEFISNMNSANDVLPDVKPKVVVFPRKFVHFEPEKAVSTMPFFKAPSADDFKPLISKECESRSFCDSLYVSSTDDISTGKPRKTPRPPFPFFRYQKRSFKDEMGPILSLISSHVYSMYSIGEFSIYRKMIKLYYDLDTIRFRLSMNLTTETEKINLIRAATSLRTKIAKFLSSTYRKNKLIANSTPRNPDPYGFEGIFARDIDTGELLSYEIDKLRTLVSSSMLCGLTNSFPTIPVVESEDESSSNGIFGTVRSSILVNLKDLAWDPSISNPKYQDLSICVYLRTKEEVLTESFTMTKSSDMEAALDEIPAMLFKNILETIMHKNKVYLVVVLKETIAITTETAPEISSYNISTQESSSHSPFSPFNSSAENKIDHVKKGLAAGVIDISPVFKFYNGPSVANKAQRFNLYLYSSDSSDSHHLNPSKDTDLGWGGLINKIIKDSSEGVSVNPRAVSLSVTVKEIIGKQEAEKVLSTSLVPIRCIPTYFYDTMFSQAERIYLSLGRVSLCGLASADTNIENVTVQISCRNKAVKFCKNKLEERSGDWKFVSVRPNESIGESIRIEGVENMNEDETLRVLVYLNGFLMAKSNIHIKKKNEIIEYRKGTVFQIMSSKSVPLIHLELEASYFGRKYNINPAIANFLILQTKNVEFDQQLKKHYAVTLKNLNNVSFKDLLKHFDTILAHYLLLLELVNEAADKKGLSPSLPSIVFSEFVKFLNLMLTHQENSRYWFNRLYKKVLSKELECPNVAPTLIKHMTIIFDRSHSSWTRTGTAVCRTILYLIVLAIGSSHSDEMPNFREFFRSLHKFLMLPDEPIMADQILLIESFPSMLETMTNHCKVDDLVRFAIELFECCQEKEINQKMYSKTLSIREEEYLNAKFTCLLKLINKKVLRRYLTTTESVDKLRLQFLSKTLEWVLTPYAPGDDKRFHVESLRLVNSVLITIIEDYKLDMLQRNLIRLLPYLCKSFVHLRRYCKKARLMRPRRVFTVLFPKEIPCNYIPVDSIVNDEVVVEVLLELAIIICEIAKIASQTFASYRSFSEIINLCDKDTLFQSSFYSRQITDEHVYTITKTVFLFFKQDWFPGMKWLGVSALLGRSSLILLSLCKDYIIKNNSPSLSKESENRVDMRLWAEYVKVILLVSNHKSASLTKLAITPRKAVYLISGDLKKISAYILNDCWDALATGHYNATYAKKYGLGALSDCQFELFVHNQFLIREIFIFAFHRHIDATRICCKILWGLGLNFWRIFGSLQPAVNACIPELFSAYQIGKLRLNDYELERFVSCLFFMMHVPDSDTFFPPCMDFLRDLLGFLHIVNEIYKIPNQEEFDDDRTARHIEMFEYLLEANRPELFHKMIYDLFIHFIQKKDFVQAALSLELLAGTYAWDSNDTLEAISFPPLPEQSSFERKEYLLKESARNFSRGQKPEKALAVYKDLIKAYDEINYDLNGLAFVHDQIAGIYTRLQSIDRLVPTYFKISFMGFGFPKSLRNKSFVFEGLPFEHITSMHDRLLRSYHGSNIVHSQEEVDMLLMNPPMGKYIHVASVEPCLSISDNYNSSDKKSSINNKVRMYIENRNLRTFSNSRRLPGAKGVTDLWVEEYTYHTMNTFPTLMNRSEIVKITKSKLSPLENAIRSLQVKIQELYGLENMCNKTLKDHGDVNDLFSELSTNITGTISAPVNGGISQYKAFLESSISKQFSTEDLARLTLAFDELVAVLGRCLTLHAELLPSKELKPSHDLLVRLFEENFAEEIERYSRTISETNPGRNKMITARIISPKNPNKKASFSGRDHHTSGSNHSQFVLEHSDSFGPNSLLFGKYLTRTLSHSSTTSSLDKSGIASGTSSTFLAGPQPNTSAELQHKYDHSHSG, from the coding sequence ATGTCACAACAGGATTCACAGCGCTGGCTGCCCACAGATCGGCTAATATATGGTGTGCTTGTCAAATCTTTCCTCCCCTTGCAACGGTACCCTGAACTGGTATATGAGAACAGTAACTATGCAAACGTTTATGTGGGTGCTGAAATTTACGTTTTCGAAGAATCTGTGGATAGAAAATGGTGCAGAGCGTACCAGTGTCTACGACCTTTTCCTGAAGAATTCATATCGAATATGAATTCAGCGAATGATGTTCTGCCAGACGTGAAACCAAAAGTAGTAGTTTTTCCTAGAAAGTTCGTTCACTTTGAACCCGAAAAGGCTGTCAGCACAATGCCATTTTTTAAAGCGCCCAGTGCTGACGATTTCAAACCCTTGATTAGTAAAGAATGTGAGTCCCGTTCATTTTGTGACAGCCTATATGTTAGTTCTACCGATGATATATCAACTGGTAAACCAAGAAAGACACCGAGACCTCCGTTTCCTTTCTTCAGGTACCAAAAGAGGTCTTTTAAAGACGAAATGGGTCCTATATTATCTCTTATTTCGTCGCATGTTTACTCCATGTACTCAATCGGAGAGTTTTCtatatatagaaaaatgataaagcTGTATTATGATTTGGACACTATACGATTTCGGTTATCTATGAATTTAACAACAGAGACTGAGAAAATCAACCTGATAAGAGCAGCAACATCCTTGCGAACCAAAATCGCAAAGTTTTTGTCTTCTACATACAGGAAGAATAAACTAATCGCTAACTCTACTCCAAGAAACCCGGATCCATATGGTTTTGAAGGAATTTTTGCCAGGGATATTGATACTGGCGAATTACTTTCGTACGAGATCGACAAACTTAGAACTTTAGTGTCATCTTCTATGCTTTGTGGTTTAACTAATAGCTTTCCTACTATACCTGTAGTAGAATCTGAGGATGAATCCTCGTCTAACGGAATATTTGGCACGGTTAGGTCGAGCATTTTGGTTAACTTGAAAGATCTGGCATGGGATCCCTCCATATCAAATCCCAAATATCAAGATCTTTCTATTTGTGTATACTTAAGGactaaagaagaagttttAACAGAATCTTTTACCATGACGAAGTCGTCCGATATGGAGGCAGCCCTAGATGAAATACCTGCAATGctattcaaaaacattttaGAAACGATAATgcataaaaataaagtataCTTGGTAGTAGTACTGAAGGAAACAATAGCGATTACAACAGAAACTGCTCCGGAGATTTCATCCTACAATATATCGACCCAAGAGTCAAGTTCACATTCCCCATTTTCTCCGTTTAATTCATCCGCTGAGAATAAAATTGACCACGTGAAAAAGGGTTTAGCCGCTGGAGTTATTGACATATCTCCAGTGTTCAAATTTTATAACGGTCCATCAGTTGCAAATAAAGCTCAAAGGTTTAATCTTTATCTCTATAGCTCTGACTCTTCAGATTCGCATCATCTTAATCCTTCAAAAGATACGGATTTGGGTTGGGGCGGTTTAATTAATAAAATCATAAAAGATTCTTCGGAAGGTGTGTCTGTGAATCCTAGGGCTGTTTCTTTATCGGTAACTGTAAAGGAAATTATAGGCAAACAAGAAGCGGAGAAAGTACTCTCCACGTCTTTAGTACCGATAAGATGTATTCCCACATACTTTTATGATACCATGTTTAGTCAAGCAGAGAGAATTTATCTGAGCTTGGGCAGGGTGTCACTTTGTGGGCTTGCTTCAGCAGATACAAATATAGAAAACGTTACGGTTCAAATATCCTGTAGGAATAAAGCTGTGAAGTTTTGCAAAAATAAGCTTGAAGAGAGATCTGGGGACTGGAAATTCGTTTCAGTGCGCCCGAATGAGAGCATAGGGGAATCAATTAGGATAGAAGGGGTAGAGAACATGAACGAGGACGAAACATTGAGGGTGCTCGTATATTTGAACGGATTTTTGATGGCAAAATCAAACATAcatatcaagaaaaagaacgaaaTCATAGAATATAGAAAAGGTACCGTATTCCAGATAATGTCGTCTAAATCAGTACCTTTGATTCACTTAGAACTTGAAGCATCATATTTTGGTCGGAAATACAATATCAATCCCGCCATTGCAAATTTCCTGATCCTCCAAACCAAGAATGTTGAATTCGACCAGCAACTTAAAAAACATTACGCAGTTACATTGAAGAACCTGAACAACGTTTCATTTAAAGATTTGCTAAAACATTTTGACACAATTTTAGCACATTATTTGTTGCTTCTTGAATTGGTAAATGAAGCTGCTGATAAAAAAGGTCTTTCTCCAAGTTTACCCAGTATTGTATTCAGTGAATTCGTCAAGTTTTTAAACTTAATGTTAACACACCAAGAAAATTCTAGGTATTGGTTCAATAGGCTATACAAAAAAGTTCTGTCAAAGGAGTTAGAATGCCCTAATGTTGCACCGACACTAATAAAACATATGACAATAATCTTTGATAGGAGTCATTCTTCTTGGACTAGAACAGGAACAGCTGTCTGTCGAACCATTCTATACCTAATCGTACTGGCAATCGGTTCGTCTCATTCGGACGAAATGCCTAATTTCAGGGAGTTTTTTAGAAGCTTGcacaaatttttgatgcTTCCTGATGAGCCGATAATGGCGGACCAAATTTTGTTAATAGAAAGCTTTCCCTCTATGCTAGAAACAATGACTAATCATTGTAAGGTGGACGACTTGGTTCGTTTTGCGATCGAATTGTTTGAATGTTGccaggaaaaagaaataaatcaaaaaatgtaCTCCAAAACTCTCTCAATTCGAGAAGAAGAGTACTTGAATGCAAAGTTTACTTGCCTGTTGAAATTGATTAACAAGAAGGTTTTGCGAAGGTATTTAACCACTACGGAATCTGTAGATAAACTGAGGTTGCAATTTTTATCTAAAACCCTTGAATGGGTACTTACACCGTATGCTCCAGGTGATGATAAACGTTTTCATGTAGAATCCTTGCGCTTAGTTAATTCAGTTTTGATTACAATAATCGAGGATTACAAACTTGACATGTTACAAAGAAACCTGATAAGATTACTACCATATTTATGTAAATCCTTCGTTCATTTAAGAAGATACTGTAAAAAAGCGCGTTTAATGAGGCCTCGAAGAGTCTTTACCGTGCTTTTTCCCAAAGAGATACCATGTAACTATATTCCGGTCGATTCCATAGTGAATGATGAAGTAGTTGTAGAGGTTCTTCTTGAACTGGCCATCATAATTTGTGAAATAGCGAAAATTGCATCACAAACGTTTGCCTCATATCGATCTTTCAGTGAAATCATAAATTTGTGCGATAAAGATACTCTTTTCCAATCCAGTTTTTATTCACGGCAAATCACGGATGAACATGTTTACACAATAACCAAaacagtttttttgttttttaaaCAAGATTGGTTCCCGGGAATGAAGTGGCTTGGTGTATCAGCGTTATTAGGAAGATCATCCCTAATATTGCTCAGTTTATGCAAGGACTACatcataaaaaataattcaccttctttatcaaaggAGTCTGAAAATCGAGTCGATATGCGACTCTGGGCAGAATACGTAAAAGTCATACTACTAGTTTCAAATCATAAAAGTGCCTCCTTGACAAAGTTAGCTATCACTCCACGTAAGGCTGTTTATTTGATATCGGGCGACctaaagaaaatttcagcATATATCCTAAATGACTGTTGGGATGCCTTAGCCACTGGGCACTATAATGCCACTTACGCTAAAAAGTATGGTTTGGGGGCCTTGAGTGATTGCCAATTTGAACTGTTCGTTCataatcaatttttgataCGTGAGATTTTTATCTTTGCTTTCCATAGACATATTGACGCAACAAGGATTTGTTGCAAAATATTATGGGGATTGGGGTTGAATTTTTGGAGGATATTTGGATCCTTGCAACCAGCAGTGAACGCATGTATTCCGGAACTATTCAGCGCATACCAAATCGGGAAGCTTCGTTTAAATGACTATGAATTAGAAAGATTTGTTTCTTGCTTGTTTTTTATGATGCATGTTCCGGATTCTGACACTTTCTTCCCTCCTTGCATGGACTTTTTAAGAGATTTACTTGGTTTTTTGCATATTGTGAATGAAATCTACAAAATACCCAATCAAGAGGAGTTTGATGATGATCGAACTGCACGCCACATAGAGATGTTTGAGTACTTGCTAGAAGCGAACAGACCAGAATTGTTCCATAAAATGATTTATGATTTGTTTATCCATTTTATTCAGAAAAAAGACTTTGTTCAAGCAGCTTTGAGTCTGGAACTCTTGGCAGGTACATACGCATGGGACTCTAATGATACTCTTGAGGCAATATCCTTTCCGCCGTTGCCCGAACAATCTTCATTTGAGAGAAAGGAATATCTGCTTAAGGAATCCGCAAGAAACTTTTCGAGGGGCCAAAAACCAGAGAAAGCTTTAGCTGTATACAAGGACTTGATTAAAGCGTACGACGAGATTAATTATGATTTAAACGGGCTGGCCTTTGTACATGACCAGATAGCGGGTATTTATACAAGGTTACAGTCCATTGATAGACTGGTGCCAACgtattttaaaatttctttcatgGGATTTggttttccaaaatcatTGAGAAATAAATCGTTCGTCTTCGAGGGTCTTCCATTTGAACACATAACGTCCATGCATGACAGACTTTTACGAAGCTATCATGGATCAAACATTGTACACTCACAAGAAGAAGTGGATATGTTATTGATGAATCCTCCCATGGGAAAATACATTCATGTGGCTTCCGTCGAACCGTGCTTAAGTATATCAGATAACTACAATAGCAGTGACAAAAAAAGCTCaatcaacaacaaagtACGCATGTACATTGAGAATAGAAATTTGAGGACCTTCAGTAATTCTCGACGTTTGCCAGGCGCAAAAGGAGTTACTGATCTGTGGGTGGAGGAATATACATATCACACTATGAATACTTTTCCAACATTAATGAATAGATCAGAAATTGTAAAGATTACGAAGAGCAAACTTTCGCCGCTTGAAAATGCAATTCGTTCCTTACAAGTTAAGATACAGGAGTTATATGGGCTTGAAAATATGTGTAATAAAACTTTGAAAGACCACGGTGATGTGAACGATCTATTTAGTGAGCTTTCTACGAATATAACGGGAACAATATCAGCTCCAGTTAATGGAGGTATATCACAGTACAAGGCTTTTCTAGAATCCTCCATATCGAAGCAATTTAGTACTGAGGATTTAGCAAGACTAACGCTAGCTTTTGACGAACTTGTTGCGGTATTAGGCCGCTGTCTAACGTTGCATGCAGAATTGTTACCGTCAAAGGAACTAAAACCATCACATGA